One window from the genome of Pseudanabaena yagii GIHE-NHR1 encodes:
- a CDS encoding proline--tRNA ligase: MRLSQMLWVTLREDPAEAELTSHKLLLRAGYIRRVGSGLYVYLPLMWRVLQKISAIVREEMNDTGAQECLLTQLQPAELWQESGRWDTYTKAEGIMFALTDRANREVGLGPTHEEIITAIARDTIRSYRQLPQHLYQIQTKFRDEIRPRFGLMRGREFIMKDGYSFHENEESLKETYYEMDRAYRKMFDRCGLKFRAVEADSGAIGGSGSQEFMVLAEAGEDDILFTEDSSYAANVEKAVSLPPEAVPSHFDKFEKVHTPKKGTIETVCKLLKCDPTQVVKQVLYQVIYDNGTTVLVLVSIRGDRDVNEVKLQNELTKLASNYGGKAVINLQVADPESQQKWAHSKLPVGFISPSLDDSYIDKSSTVSPKFLRLADRTVEHLQNFVTGADEADYHVVGANWGKDFTLPTVVNLDKAKAGDRAVHDPSQILQTARGIEVGHIFQLGTKYSQAMKATFTNEQGEELPLVMGCYGLGVSRLAQAAVEQSYDKDGIIWNKAIAPYHVIVTVPNVGDAKQMDVGERLYTALDAAGVEVLLDDRDERAGVKFKDADLVGIPYRVVTGKAIADGKVEIVNRATKVATLVEIESVVEYLQNELK, translated from the coding sequence ATGCGTCTATCTCAAATGCTCTGGGTCACTCTGCGTGAAGATCCCGCCGAAGCAGAACTCACAAGTCACAAACTATTACTCCGTGCGGGCTACATCAGGCGCGTAGGTTCAGGCTTGTATGTATACTTGCCGCTCATGTGGCGCGTTTTGCAAAAGATTTCGGCGATCGTCCGCGAAGAGATGAACGACACAGGGGCGCAGGAATGTCTGTTGACGCAACTGCAACCTGCGGAACTATGGCAGGAGTCAGGACGCTGGGATACCTACACCAAAGCCGAAGGGATCATGTTTGCCCTCACCGATCGCGCTAATCGTGAAGTCGGTCTTGGTCCTACCCACGAAGAGATTATTACAGCGATCGCTAGAGATACGATCCGCTCCTATCGCCAATTACCACAGCATTTATATCAAATCCAAACCAAATTCCGCGATGAGATTCGTCCTCGCTTTGGGTTAATGCGTGGGCGCGAGTTCATCATGAAAGATGGCTACTCCTTCCATGAAAATGAAGAGAGCCTCAAAGAAACCTACTACGAAATGGATCGCGCTTATCGGAAGATGTTCGATCGCTGTGGTCTGAAATTCCGTGCTGTCGAAGCTGACTCAGGTGCGATCGGTGGTTCGGGTTCGCAGGAGTTTATGGTATTAGCGGAAGCTGGTGAAGATGACATTCTCTTTACCGAAGATAGCAGCTATGCCGCCAATGTGGAGAAGGCAGTATCACTTCCACCTGAGGCTGTACCTTCGCATTTTGACAAGTTCGAGAAAGTGCATACTCCTAAAAAGGGAACTATCGAAACTGTATGCAAGTTGCTGAAATGCGACCCCACCCAAGTTGTGAAGCAGGTTCTCTATCAAGTCATTTATGACAATGGCACAACAGTTTTAGTATTAGTTAGCATTCGTGGCGATCGCGATGTTAATGAAGTAAAACTGCAAAATGAACTGACTAAACTAGCAAGTAACTACGGTGGAAAAGCCGTTATCAACCTCCAAGTTGCCGATCCTGAATCTCAGCAAAAATGGGCGCATTCCAAACTCCCTGTCGGGTTTATCTCACCAAGTCTAGATGACTCCTATATTGATAAAAGTTCCACAGTTTCTCCAAAGTTTCTCCGCTTAGCCGATCGCACTGTTGAGCATTTACAAAACTTCGTCACGGGTGCAGATGAAGCTGATTATCACGTTGTTGGCGCAAATTGGGGCAAGGATTTTACATTACCTACAGTTGTAAATCTTGATAAGGCAAAAGCAGGCGATCGCGCAGTTCACGATCCTTCTCAAATCTTGCAAACCGCCAGAGGTATCGAAGTTGGACATATCTTCCAATTGGGAACCAAATACTCGCAAGCGATGAAGGCGACCTTCACTAATGAGCAAGGCGAAGAACTGCCTTTAGTCATGGGTTGCTATGGTTTAGGTGTCTCGCGCCTCGCTCAAGCTGCCGTGGAACAATCCTACGACAAAGATGGCATCATCTGGAATAAAGCGATCGCACCTTACCATGTGATTGTCACTGTCCCTAATGTGGGCGATGCTAAGCAAATGGATGTAGGTGAAAGGCTCTATACTGCCCTTGATGCCGCAGGTGTGGAAGTATTGCTCGACGATCGCGATGAACGGGCTGGTGTGAAGTTCAAGGATGCTGATCTCGTGGGCATTCCCTATCGGGTGGTTACGGGTAAGGCGATCGCTGATGGCAAAGTCGAAATCGTCAATCGGGCAACAAAGGTGGCGACTTTAGTAGAAATTGAGTCAGTAGTTGAATACCTACAAAACGAACTCAAGTAA
- a CDS encoding PIN-like domain-containing protein, whose protein sequence is MNKKNTNKPIFFVDRALGKNLVKILRKAGANAEAHIDHFVPNSPDVEWLPEVSRRGWIVLTKDANLGRTPSEQIAIASSNARVFVLAIGDASGEEMAQTFIHALDSIERFIKGNQSPFIAKVYQNSRVTMWQNHTKLLKMLQRSNEL, encoded by the coding sequence GTGAACAAGAAAAACACCAATAAGCCCATCTTTTTTGTAGATAGAGCCTTAGGCAAAAATCTAGTCAAAATACTACGCAAAGCAGGTGCAAATGCCGAAGCGCATATCGATCATTTTGTCCCCAACTCTCCAGATGTCGAATGGTTGCCCGAAGTTAGCCGCAGAGGATGGATTGTCTTGACTAAAGACGCTAATCTTGGACGCACACCCTCTGAGCAAATAGCGATCGCTAGTTCTAACGCCAGAGTTTTTGTTTTAGCGATCGGTGATGCCAGTGGTGAAGAAATGGCACAAACTTTTATTCACGCTCTAGACAGCATCGAGAGATTCATCAAAGGAAATCAATCCCCTTTCATCGCCAAAGTTTATCAAAATAGTAGAGTGACAATGTGGCAAAACCACACAAAACTTTTGAAGATGCTACAACGATCTAATGAATTGTAA
- a CDS encoding DUF433 domain-containing protein, whose amino-acid sequence MTNATKLQNLPAYTVADAARYLRIPSGTLQAWLHGRTYNTKDGQQFSAPLIQRPSTEFSQLSFINLVEAHVLRVIRQDHNIRLDKVRTALDYIEREFATPHPLASIDFQTDGVNLFVESVGRLINASENGQLAMRQTLNQLLKRIEYDRQVAIRLFPNLRPNQSDSPKLLVFDPTVSFGRLAIADTGIPTSIVAERYRAGDSIDLLAEDYGCTRLQIEEAIRYELPPQIA is encoded by the coding sequence ATGACAAATGCAACCAAACTTCAAAACCTTCCAGCCTATACAGTAGCCGATGCCGCTCGTTACTTGCGGATTCCATCGGGTACATTACAAGCTTGGCTACATGGGCGTACCTACAACACCAAAGACGGACAACAATTTTCCGCACCTCTCATCCAACGCCCTAGCACCGAATTTTCACAACTCTCATTCATCAACCTCGTAGAAGCCCATGTATTACGAGTAATTCGCCAAGACCACAATATCCGCCTAGATAAAGTTCGCACCGCCCTTGACTACATCGAACGTGAATTTGCCACCCCACATCCCCTTGCAAGCATCGACTTCCAGACCGACGGCGTAAACCTCTTTGTCGAATCCGTCGGAAGACTGATTAACGCCTCCGAAAATGGACAGTTAGCCATGCGTCAAACCCTCAACCAACTCCTCAAGCGCATCGAATACGATCGCCAAGTTGCCATTCGCCTATTCCCCAACCTGCGCCCCAATCAATCCGATAGCCCCAAACTGCTTGTTTTTGATCCAACAGTATCCTTTGGTCGTTTAGCGATCGCTGATACAGGCATTCCCACATCCATCGTTGCCGAACGCTATCGAGCAGGAGATTCTATAGATTTACTTGCTGAAGACTACGGCTGCACAAGACTCCAAATTGAAGAAGCGATCCGCTACGAACTCCCTCCTCAAATCGCGTGA
- a CDS encoding PIN domain-containing protein: MRRIFLDSSVIIAACGSRSVASHAVIVMAEIGLFKVLISEQVIEECDRNITKKLPKALPILKQILSVINPEILPNPAIADVVKWEAIIEPKDAPILAVALLAKCDRLLSLNTKDFTPNVAKQSGLTIQTPSEFIQEIRSILTQEL; encoded by the coding sequence GTGCGTAGAATATTTTTAGACTCAAGCGTTATCATTGCTGCTTGCGGTTCGCGTAGTGTTGCTAGTCATGCCGTCATCGTCATGGCAGAAATTGGGCTATTTAAAGTTCTAATTTCCGAGCAAGTCATCGAAGAATGCGATCGCAACATCACCAAAAAACTACCCAAAGCCTTACCAATCCTCAAACAAATTCTAAGCGTTATTAATCCTGAAATCTTGCCTAATCCCGCGATCGCAGATGTAGTTAAATGGGAAGCAATCATTGAGCCTAAAGATGCCCCTATCCTTGCTGTCGCCTTATTAGCTAAATGCGATCGGCTTTTGAGTCTCAATACCAAAGACTTTACTCCTAATGTAGCCAAGCAAAGTGGTTTAACAATCCAAACCCCAAGTGAGTTTATTCAAGAAATTCGCTCAATCCTTACTCAAGAACTTTAA
- a CDS encoding type II toxin-antitoxin system VapC family toxin — MSQYLLDTHTFIWLSENSDELSSNLKDIIEEVDTVYLSIVSLWEIAIKLNLGKLSLQQEYETIETELEASDILLLPITFSDTIQIRDLPLHHRDPFDRMLIAQAITRSLTVISRDVAFDAYPIQRLWT; from the coding sequence ATGAGCCAATATCTGCTAGACACCCATACATTTATTTGGCTATCAGAAAATAGCGATGAGCTATCCAGCAACCTTAAAGATATCATCGAAGAAGTCGATACCGTTTATCTCAGTATCGTTAGTCTCTGGGAAATTGCCATCAAGTTAAATCTCGGTAAACTGTCACTGCAACAAGAATATGAAACTATAGAAACAGAACTTGAAGCATCAGATATTCTATTGCTTCCCATCACATTTAGCGACACCATCCAAATCCGCGATCTTCCACTACATCACCGCGATCCATTTGACCGAATGTTGATCGCCCAAGCAATTACCAGATCTCTCACAGTGATTAGTCGAGATGTCGCCTTTGATGCCTATCCCATTCAACGGTTATGGACATAA
- the vapB gene encoding type II toxin-antitoxin system VapB family antitoxin, whose translation MTTTTQPLDTEILQTIALMPEPLKREILHYAKYLLDNHSKEITQDVPLARKRRVGILKGTFVLPLSEDFDEPLEDFKDYME comes from the coding sequence ATGACAACTACTACACAACCCCTAGACACAGAAATCTTGCAAACCATAGCCCTGATGCCAGAACCACTCAAACGAGAAATTCTGCACTATGCCAAATATCTTCTCGATAACCACTCCAAAGAAATTACTCAAGATGTACCACTAGCTAGAAAACGTCGAGTCGGAATCTTAAAAGGGACATTCGTATTACCCTTGTCCGAGGACTTTGACGAGCCACTAGAAGACTTTAAGGACTATATGGAATGA
- a CDS encoding HEAT repeat domain-containing protein — MRSLVSAYQQWWRLYTLTDATGQESQQVERDRITPAFFDFGLMVQTVDKEKVESQKEKEEGEKEKIERLPVLEGICKYAVDHVLLVGRPGSGKSTALARLLLQEAENALSIARAKIPVLVELRYLPSEANESSVCDRILAFMHKHDPALDIDEAGIKQLLRQRQLLLLVDGVNELPSDRGRVMVNQFRELYQKTCPMIFTTRELSAGGDLGIAKRLEMQPLTEPQMQQFVMAYLPTQGERLLQQLSGRLREFGQTPLLLWMLCSLFQQSEQIPPNLGMVFRAFTVGYRDSKKELLSERLRTWCGRLLQYLAFKMTCGKNLTDARVAISRQQAESILVEFLKGKVEYPDDCAIRWLNDLLKHHLIQANNDLIEFEHQLIQEYYAAEWLFGLLENQQISYERLQHDYLNYLKWTEPLALMLDLLESDDEEKAVRVVKLSLEVDLRLGARLAGAVKYGFQEKTVELLIREIDERKIPQLYAIELFGETRSDVAIEYLKSLNQTFKNEDYILHREIAKVIGNNGGDKDIKILIQYLSKDYNHVVRAKAAEALGKIGRDKDILSLIKALKDEDFIVRAKVAEALGIIGSDKAVESLIECLRDQTSFVRKNVVDALAKIGNDKAIQSLIDFFKEDWDISDLAIDALGKFTGDKAEEILIQTSKNENILVRRKALTVLGKIGSDRAIATIIQALKHDNEYSIRESAVQALSQFSSNQNIDLLIQVLNNDENYWVREAAAKALGSIGSYRAIEPLIEALKNRSSNVSSSAADALGLIGSSKAIEPLIQALKNRNPTICSSATKALGKIGSNEAVKPLIKALSSHNHQLCSIAAKALGKIGSEESVEPLIHILQTQNEDIRCSVSEALGNISSEKSVEPLIQYLDDDFVRRKVVEALGKIGSKKAIDPIIKVLNSEIQYSDDADYVFCEKAAEALKKIGSDKAEEILMQHLNNEDFIVRKRATEALGNIGSYKAVELLVQDLKDNDVDGVHWVTVEALRKIAVATIDKNVAFLSQKLPQLVDLIPKVFVEESNISAVITAIQTRCKYYNYNIAQTPSPPEDKPKPTTGNTYIFKAPVDKVVAGNLIVHGNNIATQNNQKTAPDS, encoded by the coding sequence TTGAGGTCGCTGGTAAGCGCTTATCAGCAGTGGTGGCGCTTGTATACGCTGACGGATGCGACTGGGCAGGAATCGCAACAGGTAGAACGCGATCGCATTACGCCTGCATTTTTTGACTTCGGCTTAATGGTGCAGACGGTGGACAAAGAAAAAGTAGAAAGTCAAAAGGAAAAAGAGGAAGGGGAAAAGGAAAAAATCGAGCGATTGCCTGTGCTGGAGGGGATCTGTAAGTATGCGGTGGATCATGTGTTGCTGGTAGGTAGACCAGGTTCGGGAAAGTCTACGGCTTTGGCGCGGTTGTTGTTGCAGGAGGCGGAAAATGCGTTAAGCATTGCAAGAGCGAAAATCCCTGTGTTGGTGGAGTTGCGGTATTTGCCCTCGGAGGCGAATGAGTCGTCTGTATGCGATCGCATTCTTGCTTTTATGCACAAGCACGATCCTGCCTTGGATATCGATGAGGCGGGGATTAAGCAGCTATTGCGTCAGAGGCAGTTGTTGCTGTTGGTGGATGGGGTGAATGAGTTGCCATCGGATCGCGGTCGCGTCATGGTAAATCAATTTCGGGAGCTTTATCAAAAAACTTGCCCGATGATCTTTACGACGCGGGAGTTGAGTGCGGGTGGGGATTTGGGGATTGCGAAGCGGTTAGAGATGCAGCCTTTGACGGAGCCGCAGATGCAGCAGTTTGTGATGGCGTATTTGCCGACGCAGGGGGAGAGGTTGTTGCAGCAGTTGTCGGGACGGTTGCGGGAGTTTGGGCAAACGCCTTTGTTGTTATGGATGCTTTGTTCGTTGTTTCAGCAGTCGGAGCAGATTCCACCGAATTTGGGTATGGTGTTTCGGGCGTTTACGGTGGGCTATAGAGATAGCAAGAAGGAGTTACTGTCAGAGCGCTTGCGGACATGGTGTGGGCGGTTGTTACAGTATCTAGCGTTTAAGATGACTTGCGGAAAAAATCTGACAGATGCACGGGTGGCGATTTCGCGTCAACAAGCAGAAAGTATCTTGGTTGAGTTCTTGAAAGGAAAAGTAGAATATCCTGATGACTGTGCAATTAGATGGCTAAATGATTTACTAAAGCATCATTTAATTCAGGCTAATAATGATCTCATTGAATTTGAGCATCAATTAATTCAGGAATATTATGCGGCGGAATGGTTGTTTGGACTATTAGAGAATCAACAAATCAGCTATGAACGATTACAGCATGACTATCTCAATTATTTGAAATGGACAGAACCTTTGGCACTGATGTTGGATTTGCTGGAGAGTGACGATGAGGAGAAAGCAGTACGAGTGGTAAAGCTTTCTTTGGAGGTAGATTTGCGGTTGGGGGCAAGGTTGGCTGGGGCGGTGAAGTATGGGTTTCAGGAGAAGACTGTTGAGTTGTTGATTCGGGAAATAGATGAGCGAAAAATTCCTCAGTTATATGCGATCGAGCTTTTTGGGGAAACAAGGTCTGATGTTGCGATCGAATATTTAAAATCATTGAATCAAACATTTAAAAATGAAGACTATATTTTACATAGAGAAATAGCCAAGGTAATTGGAAATAATGGTGGAGATAAAGATATTAAAATACTCATTCAATATCTCAGCAAAGATTACAATCATGTAGTACGCGCAAAAGCAGCAGAGGCTTTAGGTAAGATTGGTCGCGACAAAGACATTCTATCTCTTATTAAAGCCCTCAAAGATGAAGATTTTATAGTACGTGCAAAAGTAGCAGAGGCATTAGGGATAATTGGTAGCGATAAAGCTGTTGAATCTCTTATTGAATGCCTTAGAGATCAAACATCTTTTGTCCGCAAAAATGTAGTAGATGCATTAGCAAAGATTGGCAATGATAAAGCCATTCAATCTCTTATTGATTTTTTCAAAGAAGATTGGGATATAAGTGACTTGGCAATTGACGCTTTAGGGAAATTCACTGGAGATAAAGCCGAGGAAATCCTAATTCAAACGTCTAAGAATGAAAATATCTTAGTACGCCGTAAAGCATTAACAGTATTAGGAAAGATTGGTAGTGATAGGGCTATCGCAACTATAATTCAAGCCTTAAAACATGATAATGAATATTCTATACGAGAGTCAGCAGTACAAGCACTAAGTCAGTTTAGTAGTAATCAAAATATTGATCTATTGATTCAAGTACTTAATAACGATGAAAATTATTGGGTAAGAGAAGCGGCAGCAAAGGCTCTAGGATCGATTGGTAGTTATAGAGCCATTGAACCTCTTATTGAAGCACTTAAAAATAGAAGTTCTAATGTTTCTTCGAGTGCAGCAGACGCATTGGGACTGATTGGAAGTAGCAAAGCTATAGAACCTCTCATTCAAGCACTTAAAAATAGAAATCCTACAATCTGTTCTAGTGCGACAAAAGCATTAGGAAAGATTGGTAGTAACGAAGCTGTTAAACCACTTATTAAAGCTCTTAGTTCTCATAACCATCAGTTGTGTTCAATTGCAGCAAAAGCATTAGGAAAGATTGGTAGTGAGGAATCTGTTGAGCCTCTTATTCATATTCTTCAAACTCAAAATGAAGATATCCGTTGTAGCGTATCTGAGGCATTAGGAAATATTAGTAGTGAGAAATCTGTTGAGCCTCTTATTCAATACCTTGATGATGATTTTGTTCGCAGGAAAGTAGTAGAGGCTTTAGGAAAGATTGGCAGCAAAAAAGCTATTGATCCCATTATTAAAGTTCTTAATTCTGAGATTCAATATTCTGACGATGCAGACTATGTTTTTTGTGAGAAAGCAGCAGAAGCATTAAAAAAAATAGGTAGTGACAAAGCTGAAGAAATTTTGATGCAGCATCTTAATAATGAAGACTTTATTGTTCGTAAGCGAGCAACCGAGGCGTTAGGAAATATTGGTAGTTATAAAGCTGTAGAACTTTTAGTTCAAGATCTCAAGGATAATGATGTTGATGGTGTGCATTGGGTTACTGTAGAAGCCTTACGCAAAATCGCTGTTGCTACTATTGATAAAAACGTAGCTTTTCTCTCTCAAAAACTACCTCAATTAGTGGATCTTATTCCTAAAGTGTTTGTTGAAGAGTCGAATATTTCTGCTGTCATCACCGCCATCCAAACCCGATGCAAATACTACAATTACAACATAGCCCAAACACCTTCACCCCCCGAAGACAAACCCAAACCTACCACAGGCAACACCTACATCTTCAAAGCACCAGTAGACAAAGTAGTTGCTGGAAACCTAATAGTACATGGTAATAATATTGCTACACAAAACAACCAAAAAACAGCACCTGATTCCTAA
- the dcm gene encoding DNA cytosine methyltransferase, whose product MINFIDLFAGIGGMRLGFEQAMQDLGIQTKCVLSSEIDKYAQETYELNYQEKPDGDIYGIKQFPKFDFLLAGFPCQPFSYAGKQKGFVDTRGTLFFEIEKLLSDYQPKAFLLENVRGLTSHDQGRTFKTIIERLQNLNYGVSYLILNSSKFGIPQNRVRVYILGLYNQQPILSLKSDLGANDSHEFKRSLSQLTLFDSFADANNTKVVADILEANPSIKYDCSQDFTARLLKFTGNSPEKLHGYRLIDHRNGNSIHSWELGIKGECNDLEIEFMNELIANRRKKKFGTHQDGKKLNLDEIKTFFDHENLAEIMNGLICKGYLKETEGRYNPVAGNMSFEVFKFLDPQSISITLVSSDAHKLGVVHNGRIRRITPRECARLQGFPDSFILHPKDTYAYRQLGNSVSVPVVREVILDLFNQINISSVA is encoded by the coding sequence ATGATTAATTTTATTGATTTATTTGCTGGTATTGGTGGAATGCGTTTGGGTTTTGAGCAAGCGATGCAAGATCTTGGCATCCAAACTAAATGTGTATTGTCTTCAGAAATAGATAAATATGCTCAAGAGACGTATGAACTTAATTATCAAGAGAAGCCAGATGGTGACATTTACGGTATTAAGCAATTCCCAAAATTCGACTTTCTCCTTGCAGGGTTTCCATGTCAGCCATTTTCATATGCTGGGAAACAAAAAGGATTTGTGGATACTAGAGGAACCTTGTTTTTTGAGATCGAAAAACTTTTAAGCGATTATCAACCAAAAGCATTTTTGCTAGAAAATGTTCGGGGTTTAACTAGTCACGATCAAGGACGTACTTTCAAGACAATTATTGAGCGATTACAAAATTTAAACTATGGGGTATCTTATCTAATTTTAAATAGTTCAAAGTTTGGTATTCCTCAAAATCGTGTCCGAGTATATATTTTAGGGCTGTACAATCAACAGCCAATTTTATCTCTGAAATCTGACTTGGGTGCGAATGATTCCCATGAATTTAAGCGATCGCTTAGTCAACTTACGTTATTTGATTCATTTGCTGATGCTAATAATACTAAAGTAGTTGCTGATATTTTAGAGGCAAATCCAAGTATTAAGTATGATTGTTCTCAAGATTTTACAGCTAGATTATTAAAATTCACAGGCAATAGTCCAGAAAAACTACATGGATATAGATTAATCGATCATCGTAATGGTAATTCAATCCATTCATGGGAATTGGGAATTAAAGGGGAGTGTAATGATTTAGAAATTGAGTTTATGAATGAATTAATTGCTAATAGGCGAAAAAAAAAATTTGGCACACATCAAGATGGGAAAAAGCTTAATCTTGATGAAATTAAAACTTTTTTTGACCATGAGAATCTTGCAGAGATTATGAATGGTTTGATTTGCAAAGGTTATCTCAAAGAGACAGAAGGTAGATATAATCCTGTGGCTGGCAATATGTCTTTTGAGGTATTCAAGTTTTTAGATCCTCAAAGTATATCGATTACGCTTGTATCTAGTGATGCCCATAAGTTAGGCGTAGTTCATAATGGCAGGATAAGAAGAATTACACCAAGGGAATGTGCGAGATTACAAGGATTTCCTGATTCATTTATTTTGCATCCTAAAGATACCTATGCATATCGACAGTTAGGTAATTCGGTGTCAGTACCTGTGGTTAGAGAGGTGATCTTGGATTTGTTCAACCAAATCAATATTTCGAGTGTTGCGTGA
- a CDS encoding restriction endonuclease: MNYNRTFAELEKKAVKWWPKELEATVAAESVIPKLIATQDRFISILKLSGDNPHQVFDVLQASGMSANLFLKHLVILADYGGELIKRLGREFTETFAIDPVTNRRVMQYVFREKTEVYEFQVLPINGLGNAKLDIDGVSITKVVPLSPLHKDLIMILLYGATSDVAHLAALEKCEIGILLGDEIAIDKYVREKYLYVSRITTGANTNSLGQIAQTYVLETLRGFLTQDYQLTRNGSIILNGYDKSDGMPFDIVVQKNGKKIGIEVSFQVTTNSVIERKSGQAENRFKLMNENGSWIAYVIDGAGNFQRSSAIRNICNFSDCTVAYSKEEIAILANFIQEKLND; the protein is encoded by the coding sequence TTGAATTACAACCGTACATTTGCAGAACTGGAGAAAAAAGCTGTCAAGTGGTGGCCGAAAGAATTAGAAGCAACGGTTGCCGCAGAGAGTGTTATTCCCAAGTTAATTGCAACCCAAGATCGATTTATCAGTATTCTGAAACTGTCAGGTGACAATCCCCATCAGGTCTTTGATGTTTTACAAGCATCGGGAATGTCGGCGAATCTATTTCTAAAACATCTGGTTATTCTTGCTGATTATGGAGGCGAACTAATTAAGCGATTGGGGCGGGAGTTTACAGAAACTTTTGCAATTGATCCAGTTACAAATCGGCGAGTGATGCAGTATGTTTTTCGAGAAAAGACTGAAGTATACGAATTTCAAGTGTTACCCATCAATGGCTTAGGAAATGCAAAGCTTGATATTGATGGCGTTTCAATAACTAAAGTCGTTCCATTGTCTCCATTGCATAAAGACCTAATTATGATTCTTTTGTATGGAGCAACTTCGGATGTTGCGCATCTAGCTGCATTAGAAAAATGTGAAATTGGTATTTTACTTGGTGATGAGATAGCAATTGACAAGTATGTGCGTGAAAAATATTTATATGTCAGTAGAATTACTACGGGAGCAAATACGAATAGTCTGGGACAAATTGCTCAAACTTATGTATTAGAGACTTTACGAGGGTTTCTAACCCAAGATTATCAACTAACCAGAAACGGTTCCATTATTCTAAATGGCTATGACAAGAGTGATGGAATGCCATTTGATATAGTTGTCCAAAAAAATGGGAAGAAAATAGGCATAGAAGTTAGTTTTCAAGTGACGACTAATAGTGTGATTGAGCGTAAATCGGGGCAAGCAGAAAACCGCTTTAAATTGATGAATGAAAATGGGTCTTGGATTGCGTATGTTATTGATGGCGCAGGCAACTTCCAAAGATCATCAGCTATCAGGAATATTTGCAATTTCAGTGACTGTACAGTTGCTTACTCAAAAGAAGAAATCGCAATTTTAGCAAACTTTATTCAAGAAAAGTTAAATGATTAA
- a CDS encoding FecR domain-containing protein encodes MTKTLGEDLPQASFKTFPQGFPQYLLKLPQQYKRLVFFLIGLCVFALAAPQLAPVSAQSTQATVQEILDGNQVFIQNQQAYVNDVASANQQVRTGNSRTALLFNTGAVARLSANSVLRIGQCAQLSRGTILVNGAINACSSGITTGVRGTTYLLEVDESGNQQVKVLEGEVVVKRNPKPLVDDSDKPNTKPTDKPTTTTPTPNQVNKPNVSAPTIPKVKSSPTPKPKVTPSPVPNSSGKKPVDSKSQPAQAIDEVVLKSGEKIEVAQTGDLGIIQKLTENEFVNLLQGNLFQGFTNQIPGINKVRDVFNGLFPNVNFPISIPGIPTPSIPIPSLPSFPF; translated from the coding sequence GTGACCAAAACTTTGGGGGAAGATCTTCCACAGGCTTCTTTTAAGACTTTTCCACAGGGTTTTCCACAGTACCTTTTGAAATTACCTCAACAATATAAACGTCTTGTCTTTTTCTTGATCGGTCTATGTGTTTTTGCCCTTGCTGCACCACAACTTGCCCCTGTATCCGCCCAGTCTACGCAAGCAACTGTGCAGGAAATTCTGGATGGCAATCAAGTTTTTATTCAAAATCAGCAAGCCTACGTTAATGATGTCGCCAGTGCCAATCAACAAGTTCGCACTGGCAATTCTAGAACTGCGCTTTTATTTAATACAGGAGCCGTGGCAAGACTATCGGCAAATTCGGTATTGAGAATTGGGCAATGCGCTCAACTGAGCCGTGGCACGATTTTAGTTAATGGAGCAATCAATGCTTGCTCTTCAGGAATTACGACAGGGGTGAGGGGCACAACTTATTTATTGGAAGTAGATGAGTCAGGCAATCAACAGGTTAAGGTTTTAGAAGGCGAAGTAGTCGTAAAGCGTAATCCGAAACCTTTAGTTGATGATAGTGATAAGCCCAATACTAAACCAACGGATAAGCCTACGACGACAACACCTACCCCCAATCAGGTGAATAAGCCTAATGTTAGCGCTCCAACTATTCCCAAAGTTAAGAGTTCTCCGACTCCTAAGCCCAAAGTTACTCCTTCTCCAGTTCCCAACAGTTCAGGGAAGAAACCAGTTGACTCCAAGTCTCAACCTGCTCAGGCAATTGATGAAGTAGTTTTGAAGTCGGGAGAAAAGATTGAGGTGGCTCAAACTGGTGATTTGGGTATCATCCAAAAACTCACTGAAAATGAGTTTGTCAATCTATTGCAAGGGAATTTATTCCAAGGTTTCACCAATCAAATCCCTGGAATCAATAAAGTTAGAGATGTCTTTAATGGTCTCTTCCCCAATGTGAATTTCCCAATCTCGATTCCCGGAATTCCTACACCTAGTATTCCTATTCCTAGTTTACCTAGCTTCCCATTCTAA